The nucleotide sequence GCTTTTGGTAACTCCTTGAGTCATTTTCAAGCGATTCAGCACAAGCTTGCGGATATGGCGATGCAAATTGAGCTGGCGAGAACGATGGTGTATAAAGCAGCGTGGTTGAAGGATCATGGTCGCAAATTTACGAAAGAAGCAGCAATGGCAAAATTGTATGCTTCGGAGATTGCCATGTCTGCTACTCATCAGGCCATTCAGATTCACGGTGGCTATGGTTATATGCGGGAGTATCAGGTGGAGCGATTTTTCCGCGATGCCCGGCTGCTGGAGATCGGCGAGGGGACTTCAGAGATTTTACGTAATGTTATCGCAAGAGAAATCGGTTGCTAGCCTTTTCGTGTTTGATAATGAAAGAGCATGACTGCCAGCGAAAACTGACAGCCATGGCTCTTTTTTTGTTTTTTACTTTTTATTGATCGCCTGGTTGTACAGTTGGGAATCCAAATCCGCTAGCAATATCGTCTCCTACAGCAGAGTTTGAGCCACCTTTGATGTCATTTACTTTCGCACGTTTTTGCAATTCTACGCGAACATCTTGATAGCTCCAAGATGGATTGGATGCCCAGATTTTTGCAGCCAAGCCAGAAATGTGCGGTGTTGCCATGGAGGTTCCGCTAATGGAATTATAGCCTCCGTTATTCCATGTAGACTGAATAGCGCGTCCTGGTGCTGATACTTCCACATCGCGCTCTTGAATCACGTAGTCTCCCGCTTGCCCGCTCTTGCCACGAGAAGAGAAGTCAGCCACACGGTAGGTTCCGTTTTGTTGAACATTCTCTAACGCTGCTACGGCAACGGTATTCACTAATGCTCCAGGGTAGCCAATGCTATTCACGGTCGGTCCAGAGTTACCAGCCGCAGCGACGACTAATACACCTTTTTGGTTTGCATAAGTGATGGCATTTGCCATAAGGGTACTCTTACCGCTAGAGCCAAGGGACATAGAGATGATCGTTTTCACGCCTAATTGAGCGGACTGGTCAGCAGCGTAACGAATGGCATAGGCAATGTCATCCTCATAGCCCGAGCCTGAATCATCCAATACTTTATATGCCCATAGCTTCGCTTCTGGTGCTACACCATAAATACCAGCGCCACCGCCGCCGTCAGCGAGTACAGTTCCAGCGACGTGTGTTCCATGACCATGCGCATCATTGCAAGCACCAGTAACAACAGGAGAAGCTTGCGTGAAATCGTTGCACTGCTCTGCGTTAGCAGTTAGGTCCGGGTGCTGTGTATACACGCCAGTATCCAGGACTGCAACACGAACATCTGCACCGCCAGTCGCAGCGGAGAGGGACTGGTTCTTATAGATTGCTTTAATTCCCCACGGAACGACTGCCGCAGGAGAGAATTCTGGCTCGCTTACCTGATCTTCTTCTATATACTCAGCGATCTTAAATTTTTTCAACACGGTAATTTTTACGTTGGGATCGCTTTTCAGTTGGTTAAGTTGATCGCTATCTACATCGAGGGTAAAGCCCTCTCCTCCAAAATCATGGCGTACTTCCAAAGGTCCAGCAAAATAACCGGTTCTTACATCTGAATCTGACTGAATTAATACCCGCGCAGTACCTAATCCACTGAATTCATTGGTTGAATCATTACTGGCTGCCCCCACACCAGTGAAGACACTCATCACTAGCGCCGAAGAAAG is from Brevibacillus brevis and encodes:
- a CDS encoding S8 family peptidase; translation: MKKRTGKWWAMGLLSSALVMSVFTGVGAASNDSTNEFSGLGTARVLIQSDSDVRTGYFAGPLEVRHDFGGEGFTLDVDSDQLNQLKSDPNVKITVLKKFKIAEYIEEDQVSEPEFSPAAVVPWGIKAIYKNQSLSAATGGADVRVAVLDTGVYTQHPDLTANAEQCNDFTQASPVVTGACNDAHGHGTHVAGTVLADGGGGAGIYGVAPEAKLWAYKVLDDSGSGYEDDIAYAIRYAADQSAQLGVKTIISMSLGSSGKSTLMANAITYANQKGVLVVAAAGNSGPTVNSIGYPGALVNTVAVAALENVQQNGTYRVADFSSRGKSGQAGDYVIQERDVEVSAPGRAIQSTWNNGGYNSISGTSMATPHISGLAAKIWASNPSWSYQDVRVELQKRAKVNDIKGGSNSAVGDDIASGFGFPTVQPGDQ